ATACCGGGGCGGGGAACGATGTCCGGTCCCATGCTTTGCAGATAAGCGCCAATTCCTATAGACTGAACGATACACAATAGGATGGTACCGTAGCGCGTATAGTCGTTGAGTTTACGCTGTCCTTCTTGACCTTGCTTCTGCAGTTCTTCCAAAGCAGGAATCACATTCACCAACAAGGACAGGATAATCGATGCTGTAATATAGGGCATAATCCCTAAAGCGAATACGGTTGCATTTTTAAATGCACCGCCGGAAAACATATCATAAAGTCCGAGGAGGCCGCCGGTTTGTCCCAGCATTTTCGCCAAGGCGCCGCCGTCGACACCCGGCACAGGCACGTGCGCGCCAAGACGATAAATAGCCAACATGACCAAAGTAAAAAAGATACGGCTTTTTAGTTCCGGAATTTTAAATGCGTTTTTAAAGGCTTCAATTGGTTCGGCCACAGTTTATGCTCCTTAGCGGTCCAACTATAAATAACGGGTCATCTATAATTTAACTTACTGCTACAATATCCACGACGCCGCCGGCTTCTTCAATTTTCGCGCGCGCGCCGGCACTTGCAGCTTGTACTTTCAACGTAAGTCGTTTCGTGATTTCGCCGCGCCCTAAAAGTTTTACACCGCCTTTAGACGATTTAATAATACCGAGGGCAAGAAGCTTTTCAAGAGTAACTTCGTCTCCATCATTGAAAGCGGCATCGAGAACATCTAAATTGAGTTCGGAAAAGGGATGTCTGTTTTCATGATGGAAGCCTCGTTTGGGCAGGCGACGCCCCAAGGGCATCTGTCCGCCTTCGAAACCGGCTTTTTCGGTGTAACCCGAACGGGATTTCTGGCCTTTATGACCACGGCCGGCTGTTTTGCCCCAGCCGCTGCCATGACCGCGACCAACCCTCTTTTTTCCTTTACGTGCGCCCGGCGCACTTTTTATTGTATGCAGATCCATCTTCTTTTATATCCTTCCATCGGTTGAGCAGTACCGAGCAAGTAATCGTTTCTACAAATAGTTTCGTAGGCTTTAGATAATTTCAGTCATATCCAAACCGCGATCAGCCGCCACTCTTTCGGCTTTGCGCAGCATCTTTAATCCTTCAATGGTCGCCCACACAATGTTCGTAGCGCAGTCGGATCCCAATGATTTGGTG
The Candidatus Hydrogenedentota bacterium genome window above contains:
- the rplO gene encoding 50S ribosomal protein L15, whose translation is MDLHTIKSAPGARKGKKRVGRGHGSGWGKTAGRGHKGQKSRSGYTEKAGFEGGQMPLGRRLPKRGFHHENRHPFSELNLDVLDAAFNDGDEVTLEKLLALGIIKSSKGGVKLLGRGEITKRLTLKVQAASAGARAKIEEAGGVVDIVAVS
- the rpsE gene encoding 30S ribosomal protein S5 (located at the back of the 30S subunit body where it stabilizes the conformation of the head with respect to the body; contacts S4 and S8; with S4 and S12 plays a role in translational accuracy; mutations in this gene result in spectinomycin resistance), with translation TKSLGSDCATNIVWATIEGLKMLRKAERVAADRGLDMTEII